From Candidatus Neomarinimicrobiota bacterium, a single genomic window includes:
- a CDS encoding aspartate kinase, whose product MIVMKFGGDGFQNPESINEVTSIIKSARDEQLVVVVSAFGKSTRLLENLFEFLSLGNPEEANRLFNEKFIPMLFSLMEGTLDSVYLSECREVINEMIEQLNKYIFTERSDWNSADRDFILSHGELLTSRFFYYVLRQEEIKSGLVDAREMITTDEKQRFASPDYKKSFEMIRKRVEECHNSGSLLLTQGFIGSTPSGLTTTLGYEGSDLTATFLGSCLNADGIEFYKTVPGIMTADPNILSECRVLKEIPYDYAEKLAFLGPKILHQNAIKPAKEMDIPIRLKNLHAPEAAGTQILNCDLNDERDEFSVVGHPDGELLFLPVHARPEYNGSSQIETILADWDITNIPIRSDDSALQWFLTEKIVAKAASASLKEAGAVFIDEEVSMIGIISSGFSEKNYIRLIKETIDEHDLNLVASSATSEFAIMVFEREHFKKIYSWLHTKLLEKSMVRSL is encoded by the coding sequence ATGATCGTAATGAAATTCGGCGGTGATGGGTTTCAGAATCCTGAGTCTATAAACGAAGTAACGTCAATTATTAAATCGGCACGGGATGAACAACTTGTGGTTGTTGTTTCCGCGTTCGGAAAATCCACGCGTCTTTTAGAGAACCTCTTTGAATTCTTGTCTCTTGGAAATCCTGAAGAAGCAAATCGTCTGTTCAATGAGAAATTCATTCCGATGTTATTCTCTCTTATGGAAGGGACGTTGGATTCAGTTTATTTAAGTGAGTGTCGCGAGGTTATAAATGAGATGATCGAGCAACTCAATAAATATATCTTTACCGAACGTTCTGACTGGAATTCCGCCGACAGAGATTTCATCCTGTCTCACGGAGAGCTCTTGACGAGTAGATTTTTTTACTATGTTCTCAGACAGGAGGAGATAAAATCCGGATTGGTCGATGCCAGAGAGATGATCACCACGGATGAAAAACAGCGCTTCGCTTCTCCCGATTATAAAAAGTCGTTTGAGATGATAAGAAAAAGAGTGGAAGAATGCCACAATTCAGGTTCACTTTTATTAACTCAGGGTTTCATAGGTTCAACACCATCCGGGTTGACGACTACTCTTGGATATGAGGGTTCCGATCTCACCGCAACTTTTCTCGGATCGTGTCTCAACGCTGACGGGATCGAATTTTATAAGACTGTTCCGGGCATTATGACAGCCGATCCCAATATCTTATCGGAATGCAGAGTTCTCAAGGAGATTCCCTATGATTACGCGGAAAAACTCGCTTTTCTGGGTCCAAAGATATTGCACCAGAACGCAATCAAGCCCGCGAAAGAAATGGACATACCCATACGGCTAAAGAATCTTCATGCACCGGAAGCAGCAGGTACTCAAATATTAAATTGTGATTTAAACGATGAAAGGGATGAATTTTCAGTAGTTGGTCACCCCGACGGCGAGTTGCTGTTTCTTCCCGTTCACGCGCGACCTGAATATAACGGCAGCTCTCAAATCGAGACGATCCTTGCCGATTGGGATATAACGAACATACCCATACGATCTGACGACTCCGCTCTTCAATGGTTCCTGACCGAAAAAATCGTTGCGAAAGCTGCATCGGCATCATTAAAAGAGGCAGGCGCTGTTTTCATCGATGAAGAAGTGTCGATGATTGGTATAATATCAAGCGGCTTTTCGGAAAAAAATTATATCCGGTTGATAAAAGAAACTATCGATGAGCACGATCTGAACTTAGTCGCTTCATCTGCCACTTCGGAATTTGCGATAATGGTATTCGAAAGAGAGCACTTCAAGAAGATCTATTCATGGCTGCACACAAAACTCCTTGAAAAATCAATGGTCAGATCTCTTTGA
- a CDS encoding aspartate-semialdehyde dehydrogenase: SGAGYPGTPFLDLNGNVIPFIEGEEPKIEAELKKILGTMKNGNIDDNSFKVSVQTNRVAVSYGHMASIFLFTKSTPDVGRVKELLNNFSGVPQERKLPLAPKQPIYVEENDYHPQPRLHVDRENGMAITVGRIENLDENGIRLVALGHNTIRGGAGAALLNAELLHSEGMI; encoded by the coding sequence TCCGGTGCGGGTTATCCCGGTACACCATTCCTTGATCTGAACGGCAACGTCATCCCGTTCATTGAAGGCGAGGAGCCGAAAATAGAAGCCGAGCTGAAAAAAATATTAGGCACGATGAAGAATGGAAATATTGACGACAATTCGTTCAAAGTGAGCGTTCAGACGAACAGGGTTGCGGTATCATACGGTCATATGGCGTCTATTTTCCTGTTCACAAAATCGACTCCGGACGTGGGAAGAGTAAAGGAATTATTGAACAATTTTTCGGGTGTTCCGCAGGAGAGAAAACTTCCGTTAGCGCCGAAACAACCTATATACGTAGAAGAAAACGATTATCACCCCCAACCGAGACTGCACGTTGATCGTGAGAACGGCATGGCTATCACCGTCGGCAGAATTGAAAACCTCGACGAGAACGGGATACGTCTGGTAGCCTTAGGACACAACACTATCAGAGGGGGAGCGGGCGCTGCTCTTCTTAACGCGGAGCTGCTCCATTCAGAGGGAATGATCTGA